One window of Gammaproteobacteria bacterium genomic DNA carries:
- a CDS encoding outer membrane lipoprotein-sorting protein, whose translation MLRRLLLLLLSLGACSAAAQTPEEKGLAIATAAERRDDGFGDFTANMEMILKNRHAEESRRKLRVLEREVPADGDKGLTLFDEPADVKGTALLTFSHKVNDDDQWLYLPALKRVKRISSANKSGSFMGSEFSYEDIGSQEIDKYRYKYLRDEPCDGKPCFVIERYPVSPNSGYTRQVVWLDQAHYRTWKVEYYDRKQSLLKTLTFNGYQQYLGKHWRAAELFMQNHQSGKSTLLKWSDYKFRVGLKDADFNEASLKRQR comes from the coding sequence ATGTTGCGTCGCCTGTTACTGCTATTGCTGAGCCTCGGCGCGTGTAGCGCCGCCGCGCAAACGCCGGAAGAAAAGGGGTTGGCCATCGCCACCGCCGCGGAGCGGCGCGACGACGGCTTCGGCGATTTCACCGCGAACATGGAAATGATTCTGAAAAACCGGCACGCCGAAGAGAGTCGGCGCAAGCTGCGCGTGTTGGAACGGGAAGTACCGGCCGACGGCGACAAGGGTCTGACGCTGTTCGACGAGCCGGCCGACGTTAAAGGCACGGCGTTGTTGACGTTCAGTCATAAGGTTAACGACGACGACCAGTGGCTGTACTTGCCGGCGTTGAAACGGGTCAAGCGCATCAGCTCGGCCAATAAGTCGGGTTCGTTTATGGGCAGCGAATTTTCCTATGAAGACATCGGCTCGCAAGAAATCGACAAGTACCGCTACAAATATCTGCGCGACGAGCCGTGCGATGGCAAACCGTGTTTCGTGATCGAGCGCTATCCGGTAAGCCCAAATTCCGGGTACACCCGCCAAGTAGTGTGGCTCGACCAAGCGCACTATCGCACTTGGAAGGTCGAGTACTACGATCGTAAGCAGAGCCTGTTGAAGACGCTGACGTTCAATGGCTATCAGCAGTATCTCGGCAAGCACTGGCGCGCCGCCGAGCTGTTCATGCAAAACCATCAGAGCGGAAAAAGCACGCTGCTCAAGTGGAGCGATTATAAATTTCGTGTCGGGCTGAAGGATGCCGATTTCAATGAAGCTAGCCTCAAGCGCCAACGTTAA
- the arsS gene encoding arsenosugar biosynthesis radical SAM protein ArsS (Some members of this family are selenoproteins.): MHSAPSFRTTLAHHGVTELRRAPLRELQINVGRLCNQACSHCHVDAGPKRTEIMTWATMQKILAWTERTPIRRADITGGAPELNPNFRRLVDGLIALGAGITSRCNLTVLLEPGQEDLAEWYAERRVRLVASLPCYTKKNVDAQRGDGVFDKSLTALQRLNNVGYGVQPGLTLDLVYNPGGPFLPGAQAKLEADYKQRLGDDVGIVFNRLLTLTNLPINRFAHYLERTGQYASYLQLLEQNFNSATVPGLMCRELLSVDWTGRVYDCDFNQMLDLPLPDRALQYLWDIEPEALADKPIATGTHCFGCTAGAGSSCGGALT; encoded by the coding sequence ATGCATTCAGCACCCTCGTTCCGCACCACCCTTGCCCACCACGGCGTCACCGAGTTGCGGCGCGCGCCGCTGCGCGAGCTGCAGATCAACGTCGGCCGGCTGTGCAACCAAGCGTGCTCGCACTGTCACGTCGACGCCGGACCGAAGCGCACAGAGATCATGACATGGGCGACGATGCAGAAAATATTGGCGTGGACCGAGCGTACGCCGATTCGCCGCGCCGATATTACCGGCGGTGCACCGGAGCTCAATCCTAACTTCCGGCGCTTGGTCGATGGTTTGATTGCACTCGGCGCCGGCATCACGTCCCGCTGCAATCTGACCGTACTGCTGGAACCCGGACAAGAAGACTTGGCCGAGTGGTACGCCGAGCGCCGCGTGCGTTTAGTCGCGTCGCTACCGTGCTACACGAAAAAGAACGTCGACGCGCAGCGCGGCGACGGCGTGTTCGATAAAAGCCTGACGGCGCTGCAACGCCTGAATAACGTCGGCTACGGTGTGCAACCCGGCTTAACGCTCGATCTGGTTTACAACCCCGGCGGTCCGTTCTTGCCGGGCGCGCAGGCGAAGCTCGAAGCCGATTACAAACAACGGCTAGGCGATGACGTCGGCATCGTCTTCAATCGACTGCTGACACTGACCAATCTGCCGATCAACCGGTTCGCGCATTATCTCGAACGCACCGGCCAATACGCGTCGTATCTGCAACTGCTGGAGCAGAACTTTAATTCAGCGACCGTGCCCGGGCTCATGTGCCGCGAATTGCTGAGCGTCGACTGGACCGGCCGAGTTTACGACTGCGATTTTAATCAGATGCTCGATCTGCCGCTGCCCGATCGGGCACTGCAATATTTATGGGACATCGAGCCGGAGGCACTGGCAGATAAACCGATCGCCACCGGCACACATTGCTTCGGCTGCACCGCCGGCGCCGGCAGCAGCTGTGGCGGCGCATTAACGTAA
- a CDS encoding DoxX family protein translates to MTVMTRIADVARPAIRGLEFLSPLLDLALRLWVAKFFWDSGLTKIASWDTTVMLFTYEYHVPLLAPAAAAALGTFVELTFPVLLVFGIGTRLSALILFCFNFIAVISYPDLSEVGLKDHTFYGILLLVIFFHGPGKLSIDHWLRRKWM, encoded by the coding sequence ATGACCGTCATGACCCGTATTGCCGACGTTGCCCGCCCGGCTATTCGCGGCCTCGAATTCTTGAGCCCATTGCTCGATCTCGCGCTGCGTTTATGGGTGGCGAAGTTTTTTTGGGACTCCGGGCTCACCAAGATCGCCAGCTGGGACACGACGGTGATGCTGTTCACTTACGAATATCACGTGCCGTTGCTGGCGCCGGCGGCAGCGGCGGCACTCGGCACCTTTGTCGAACTGACGTTCCCAGTATTGCTGGTGTTCGGCATCGGCACGCGCTTGAGCGCGCTCATACTGTTCTGCTTCAATTTCATCGCCGTCATCTCCTACCCGGATTTGTCGGAGGTCGGCCTCAAAGACCATACGTTCTACGGTATCTTACTGCTCGTGATCTTTTTCCACGGGCCCGGCAAACTATCGATCGATCATTGGCTGCGCCGTAAGTGGATGTAA
- a CDS encoding putative DNA-binding domain-containing protein: protein MPSLPELQRSFADCVYADTSAAFSRHIKSGRFNAEQHLQIYRNNVYASLTEALRAVFPVIARLVGDDCFSGCAYHYIRRSPPHSGNLHDFGVDFADFLSAFEPVSMLVYLADVARLEWHWHCAFHAADADTLALDTLAHIARERYGAVHFALHPSARLLTSSYPLLQIWQTNQPEATPAPIDLDRGGRPLLIIRRGLSVEIETLSNGEHALLQAFADDLAFAPAAEMALAIQPDLALAQTLRLRVADQTIVRFNTYNDSSEEIA, encoded by the coding sequence GTGCCGTCGCTGCCTGAACTGCAACGCAGCTTTGCCGACTGCGTCTACGCCGATACCTCGGCGGCGTTCAGCCGGCATATCAAGTCCGGGCGATTTAATGCCGAGCAGCATCTGCAGATTTATCGCAACAACGTTTACGCCAGCCTAACCGAGGCGCTGCGCGCGGTGTTTCCGGTGATCGCGCGTTTGGTCGGCGATGACTGTTTCAGCGGTTGCGCTTATCACTACATCCGCCGCTCGCCGCCGCACAGCGGCAACTTGCATGACTTCGGCGTCGACTTCGCCGATTTTCTGTCGGCCTTCGAACCGGTAAGCATGCTCGTCTATTTGGCCGACGTCGCCCGTCTGGAATGGCACTGGCATTGCGCGTTTCATGCGGCCGACGCCGACACGCTGGCGCTCGACACGCTGGCGCACATCGCTCGCGAACGTTATGGCGCAGTGCACTTCGCCTTGCACCCGTCGGCGCGACTGCTAACATCGTCTTATCCGCTGTTGCAGATCTGGCAAACCAATCAGCCGGAGGCAACGCCGGCGCCGATCGATCTCGATCGAGGCGGCAGACCGCTGCTGATCATCAGACGTGGGTTATCGGTCGAAATCGAAACGCTGAGCAATGGCGAGCACGCCTTGCTGCAGGCATTCGCCGACGATCTCGCATTCGCACCGGCCGCCGAAATGGCGCTGGCGATACAACCGGACCTCGCTCTGGCGCAAACGCTGCGACTACGCGTCGCCGATCAAACCATTGTCCGCTTCAACACCTACAACGATTCCTCGGAGGAAATTGCATGA
- a CDS encoding DUF692 domain-containing protein yields the protein MTSNAIPISAGIGLRAPHYREVLATRPAIGWWEVHSENYFGAGGPPHYYLERVRRDYPLSLHGVSLSLGSSDRLNREHLARLKALIERYQPGLVSEHLSWSSIDGRYLNDLLPLPYTDESLQHVVARISEAQDTLGRQLLIENPSSYLQYTTSTWHECDFLREIVMRSGCGLLLDVNNVYVSAVNHGFAAHDYLRALPADCVQEIHLAGHRINRYDDGEILIDTHDAPIDDEVWRLYKETLQLTGPQPTLIEWDTNLPPLAILLTEANRATALLEAERAVAA from the coding sequence ATGACTTCGAATGCAATTCCCATTTCCGCCGGTATCGGCCTGCGCGCGCCGCATTATCGCGAGGTACTCGCAACGCGACCGGCGATCGGATGGTGGGAAGTACACAGCGAAAACTATTTCGGCGCCGGCGGCCCGCCGCATTACTACCTCGAACGCGTACGGCGCGACTACCCGCTGAGCTTGCACGGCGTCAGCCTATCGCTCGGTTCTAGCGATCGTCTGAACCGCGAACATCTTGCACGACTGAAGGCGTTGATCGAGCGCTATCAGCCCGGGCTCGTGTCCGAGCATCTTTCTTGGAGCTCGATCGACGGACGTTATTTGAACGATTTGTTACCGTTGCCGTATACCGACGAGTCGTTGCAACACGTCGTCGCCCGCATCAGCGAGGCGCAAGATACGCTCGGTCGGCAACTGCTGATCGAGAATCCGTCGAGTTATCTGCAATACACGACGTCGACCTGGCACGAATGCGACTTTCTGCGCGAGATCGTCATGCGCTCCGGCTGCGGGCTGCTACTCGACGTTAACAATGTCTACGTGAGCGCGGTCAATCACGGTTTCGCCGCGCACGACTACCTGCGCGCGCTGCCGGCCGATTGCGTTCAAGAAATTCATTTAGCCGGTCATCGCATCAATCGCTACGACGATGGTGAAATTCTGATCGACACGCACGATGCACCGATCGACGACGAGGTATGGCGACTTTACAAAGAAACATTACAGCTCACTGGACCGCAACCGACGCTGATCGAATGGGACACTAATCTGCCGCCGTTGGCGATACTGCTGACCGAAGCTAACCGCGCGACTGCGCTGCTGGAGGCCGAACGTGCCGTCGCTGCCTGA
- a CDS encoding DUF2282 domain-containing protein produces the protein MRKTDALIAGAIAGVLSLAISLPSLADEAKPEKCYSIAKAGKNDCQTASSACAGTTKKDGQKDAWLYMPKGTCEKIVGASLTPMKS, from the coding sequence ATGAGAAAAACTGACGCACTGATTGCCGGCGCCATCGCCGGTGTACTGAGCTTGGCAATATCGTTGCCCAGTCTCGCCGACGAAGCCAAGCCGGAAAAATGTTACAGCATCGCCAAGGCCGGCAAGAACGATTGCCAAACCGCCAGCAGCGCTTGCGCCGGCACCACCAAGAAAGACGGCCAGAAGGACGCCTGGCTGTATATGCCGAAGGGCACTTGCGAGAAGATCGTCGGCGCGTCGTTGACGCCGATGAAGAGCTGA
- a CDS encoding zf-HC2 domain-containing protein — MLSCKEASRLVSLSIDQRLSWRQRGALRLHLFLCAACTRFKQQAKFLHKAAEEFGRRSVQLGQHLRLTPNARERIKEALARARK, encoded by the coding sequence ATGTTGAGTTGCAAAGAGGCAAGTAGGCTGGTGTCGCTATCGATCGACCAACGTCTGTCGTGGCGCCAACGCGGGGCATTACGCCTGCATTTATTCCTATGCGCCGCTTGCACGCGCTTCAAACAGCAAGCGAAGTTCCTGCACAAAGCGGCGGAAGAATTCGGCCGCCGCAGCGTGCAACTAGGGCAACACCTGCGGTTAACACCGAACGCGCGCGAACGTATTAAAGAGGCGCTCGCGCGTGCTCGGAAGTAA
- a CDS encoding sigma-70 family RNA polymerase sigma factor: MTKVPTNPELASPERWLDEHGDALYSYAYLRLRDRDAAEDLVQETLLGALRTQQGFAGQSSERTWLIGILKHKLIDYWRRLARQPAETPVGDDTDDDLLERVFDARDRDHWRTDPSPWRDPDAALQQQQFWQVLTDCIAALPAAQARAFSLCEIEGTDGGEACKVLGVASTNLWVMLHRARLRLRQCLENHWFEREPTR, translated from the coding sequence ATGACGAAGGTACCCACTAACCCGGAGCTCGCCTCCCCCGAGCGCTGGCTCGATGAGCACGGCGACGCGCTCTACAGCTACGCTTATTTGCGACTGCGCGATCGTGACGCCGCCGAAGACCTGGTCCAGGAAACGCTACTCGGTGCGCTACGGACGCAGCAAGGCTTTGCCGGCCAGTCGTCCGAGCGCACGTGGTTGATCGGTATCCTCAAGCACAAACTCATCGACTATTGGCGTCGGCTGGCACGGCAGCCGGCCGAGACGCCCGTGGGCGACGATACCGACGACGATCTGTTGGAGCGCGTGTTCGACGCACGCGATCGCGACCATTGGCGTACCGACCCGTCGCCGTGGCGCGACCCCGACGCCGCCCTGCAACAGCAGCAGTTCTGGCAAGTACTGACCGACTGCATCGCCGCTTTGCCGGCGGCGCAGGCACGCGCCTTCAGCCTGTGCGAAATCGAAGGTACCGACGGCGGCGAGGCGTGTAAGGTTCTGGGCGTGGCGTCGACCAATCTGTGGGTCATGCTTCACCGCGCCCGGTTGCGCCTGAGGCAATGCCTGGAAAATCACTGGTTTGAACGCGAGCCGACGAGATGA
- a CDS encoding DUF1841 family protein produces MYSNDRGEIRQVFFRAWRNYRAQRPLEGVERVIVDVAQRHPEYHALLEAPDTAAQRDYLAGLGETNPFMHLGLHIAIEEQLAIDQPAGVRQIYRQLLARHADAHTVEHAMMECLAETLWQAERNGQTPDQNAYIDCLRRLAQKS; encoded by the coding sequence ATGTACTCGAACGACCGCGGTGAAATCCGCCAAGTTTTTTTTCGCGCCTGGCGCAACTACCGCGCACAACGTCCCCTCGAAGGCGTTGAACGCGTCATCGTCGACGTCGCCCAGCGGCATCCGGAATACCACGCGCTGCTAGAAGCGCCCGACACCGCCGCGCAGCGCGACTATCTCGCCGGCCTCGGTGAAACCAATCCGTTTATGCACCTCGGCTTGCATATCGCCATCGAGGAGCAACTGGCGATCGATCAACCGGCCGGGGTACGACAGATTTACCGGCAATTACTCGCGCGCCATGCCGACGCACACACCGTCGAACATGCGATGATGGAATGTCTGGCGGAAACACTGTGGCAGGCCGAGCGCAACGGCCAAACACCGGATCAAAATGCTTATATCGATTGCTTACGACGGTTAGCGCAAAAGTCTTGA
- a CDS encoding FIST C-terminal domain-containing protein, translating into MSAKVASTGLSYGGRAEIDHAERAVKRALERGGLANARGVILFLTPHYAANPEPAIRAAARAAGCLQVIGATAAGILTEEEWVLDAPGAAAMVLTDPVMLAPAGGDTGDDEALLLSLCTPSGLTADWLDIPARRLGAISGDLFGHGPFKVWSTGRVADSGHTDIHIRGARGVITASQGVRALTSPIEVAEVHGYDIKRLGNYPALNVLVKSLPSGIREMERIPLHLIMGGVTFGDPMTAIRDGRYRLNHIVSANVRDQSITLSHPLNRGERLFWAMRDSLTAERDMRHIIDQAATTLRAAPSFAILFPCMGRGPHFYGNRDRDLEALSTRFPQLPVIGMYGNGEIGPLDGANHLYQYSTVLGLFSAKS; encoded by the coding sequence ATGAGCGCGAAGGTAGCGAGCACAGGATTGAGCTATGGCGGCCGCGCCGAAATCGATCATGCCGAACGGGCGGTAAAGCGGGCGCTCGAGCGCGGCGGCCTAGCCAACGCCCGCGGCGTCATCCTCTTTTTAACCCCGCACTATGCCGCCAATCCCGAGCCCGCCATTCGGGCGGCGGCCCGAGCCGCCGGCTGCTTACAAGTGATCGGCGCAACCGCGGCCGGCATCCTTACCGAAGAGGAATGGGTGCTGGACGCACCAGGCGCGGCGGCAATGGTATTGACCGATCCGGTCATGCTGGCGCCGGCTGGCGGCGATACCGGTGACGACGAAGCGCTGCTCTTGAGCCTTTGTACCCCGTCCGGCCTCACCGCCGATTGGCTCGACATTCCAGCGCGTCGACTCGGCGCAATTTCCGGCGACCTATTCGGCCACGGCCCGTTCAAAGTCTGGTCCACCGGCCGCGTCGCCGATAGCGGCCATACCGACATCCACATCCGCGGTGCCCGCGGCGTCATCACCGCCTCGCAGGGCGTGCGCGCCCTAACTTCACCGATCGAAGTCGCCGAGGTCCACGGCTACGACATCAAACGTCTCGGTAACTATCCGGCGTTGAACGTGCTGGTGAAATCGCTGCCGTCAGGCATCCGCGAGATGGAACGCATCCCGCTGCATCTCATCATGGGCGGCGTCACCTTCGGCGATCCGATGACCGCGATCCGCGACGGCCGTTACCGCTTGAACCATATCGTCTCGGCCAACGTGCGCGATCAATCGATCACGCTGTCGCACCCGCTCAATCGCGGCGAGCGCTTGTTCTGGGCGATGCGCGATTCGTTGACCGCCGAGCGCGACATGCGCCACATCATCGATCAGGCGGCGACGACACTGCGCGCGGCGCCCAGCTTCGCGATCCTGTTTCCGTGCATGGGCCGCGGCCCGCATTTCTACGGCAATCGCGACCGCGACCTCGAAGCGCTCAGCACTCGCTTCCCGCAGCTACCGGTGATCGGCATGTACGGCAACGGCGAGATCGGACCGCTCGACGGCGCCAATCACCTTTATCAATATTCGACGGTGCTAGGCTTGTTCAGCGCCAAGTCATAA
- the nth gene encoding endonuclease III, whose amino-acid sequence MNAAHRAELFARLQRTNPKPTTELEYDSPYELLVAVILSAQATDKSVNLATAELFKTVKTPAQMVELGVRGLKRYIKSIGLFNTKAANILQTSKMLVEKYNGEVPHTREELEALAGVGRKTANVVLNTAFGEPTIAVDTHIFRVANRTGLAPGRNVREVEDKLMQAVPRQYRHDAHHWLILHGRYICVARTPRCFSCPIHDLCEYPDKTPVPLATSSTAAKPAGKKTNRRHPTA is encoded by the coding sequence ATGAACGCCGCCCACCGCGCCGAATTGTTCGCTCGCCTGCAACGCACGAACCCGAAACCGACCACCGAGCTCGAATACGATTCGCCGTACGAGCTACTGGTCGCCGTCATCCTATCGGCGCAGGCGACCGATAAAAGCGTTAACCTCGCCACCGCCGAGCTGTTCAAGACGGTCAAGACGCCGGCGCAAATGGTCGAGCTCGGTGTGCGCGGGCTCAAGCGTTATATAAAGTCGATCGGGTTATTCAACACCAAAGCCGCCAACATCCTGCAAACGTCGAAGATGCTGGTCGAAAAATATAACGGCGAGGTTCCGCACACGCGCGAGGAACTGGAAGCACTAGCGGGCGTTGGGCGCAAAACCGCCAATGTCGTGCTCAACACCGCGTTCGGCGAACCGACTATCGCTGTCGACACGCATATCTTCCGCGTCGCCAACCGCACCGGCCTTGCACCGGGGCGCAACGTGCGCGAAGTCGAAGACAAGCTGATGCAAGCAGTCCCTCGGCAATACCGGCACGATGCGCACCACTGGTTGATCCTGCACGGACGTTATATTTGCGTCGCTAGAACGCCGCGCTGCTTTAGCTGCCCGATTCACGACTTGTGCGAGTATCCGGATAAGACACCGGTGCCGCTTGCCACTTCGTCAACAGCGGCAAAACCAGCCGGCAAAAAAACAAACCGACGCCACCCCACAGCGTGA
- a CDS encoding RnfABCDGE type electron transport complex subunit B, whose amino-acid sequence MPASTPSLADRIDAWLPQTQCTQCGYPRCRQYAEALARGDADINQCPPGGEVTLQALARLLDTPPKPLDPKYGEHKPRAVAVIDENSCIGCRKCIDACPVDAIIGARRLMHTVLAIECTGCELCLAPCPVDCIDMQPAQPAGCGPWPEYGAAEARRWRERTERRLLRLAQRKTKPKAASTVFPDSATIRADLQAAVARARARRKPAQ is encoded by the coding sequence ATGCCCGCTTCAACTCCATCGCTGGCCGATCGTATCGACGCTTGGCTGCCACAAACACAATGCACTCAGTGCGGTTATCCCCGCTGCCGACAATATGCGGAAGCGTTGGCGCGCGGCGACGCCGACATCAATCAATGCCCACCGGGCGGCGAAGTGACGCTGCAAGCGCTGGCGCGCCTGCTCGATACCCCTCCGAAACCGCTCGACCCAAAATACGGCGAGCATAAACCGCGCGCGGTCGCGGTCATCGACGAAAATAGTTGTATCGGCTGCCGCAAGTGCATCGACGCCTGCCCAGTCGACGCCATCATCGGCGCGCGCCGGCTCATGCATACCGTGCTGGCGATCGAGTGCACCGGCTGTGAGCTGTGCTTGGCGCCGTGCCCGGTCGATTGCATCGATATGCAACCGGCACAACCCGCCGGCTGCGGGCCGTGGCCGGAATACGGTGCGGCCGAAGCGCGCCGCTGGCGCGAACGCACCGAGCGCCGGCTGCTACGGTTGGCCCAGCGCAAGACCAAACCGAAAGCGGCAAGCACCGTGTTTCCCGACAGCGCCACGATTCGCGCCGATCTACAAGCTGCCGTTGCCCGCGCCCGCGCGCGGCGCAAACCAGCGCAATAA
- a CDS encoding phospholipase A, translating to MSHANKIRGNQQAMSRRGRGCFFIVGLMLNASVFAEALDDTDTTAAPPPADSAMTERRQLWRDFSISPLRPSYILHTYSSSPNQDTYRLAEPDATLKRQELQYQLSFRLTIDRNWLGSGGDLWFGYTQMSFWQAYNKGLSSPFRETNYQPELDVSFDIDSKPFGLNLVSVGVVHQSNGRSKPLSRSWNRLWASATFEHGKFVTTITPWLRLPEGDDDNPDIENYVGRGEIRLIHKDENRVFSAMLRNNFDRHDNRSGVELSWSFPYHDRLKWLVQYYNGYGESLVDYNVRMRRIGIGVLITDWL from the coding sequence ATGTCACACGCAAATAAAATAAGGGGGAATCAGCAGGCGATGTCGCGCCGCGGGCGCGGATGTTTTTTTATCGTTGGGCTCATGCTGAATGCCAGCGTGTTTGCCGAAGCGCTCGACGATACCGACACCACCGCCGCACCGCCGCCGGCCGATTCGGCGATGACCGAGCGCAGGCAGTTATGGCGGGATTTCTCGATCTCGCCGCTGCGGCCCAGTTATATCCTGCACACCTACAGCAGCTCGCCGAACCAAGATACGTATCGATTGGCCGAGCCGGACGCCACCTTGAAGCGCCAGGAGCTGCAGTATCAGCTGAGCTTTCGTCTAACGATCGACAGAAATTGGTTGGGTAGCGGCGGCGATCTGTGGTTCGGTTACACCCAAATGTCGTTCTGGCAGGCGTACAACAAAGGTCTGTCATCGCCGTTTCGCGAGACCAATTACCAACCGGAATTAGATGTCTCATTCGACATCGATTCGAAACCGTTCGGATTGAATCTGGTTAGCGTGGGTGTCGTGCATCAATCGAACGGTCGCTCCAAGCCGCTATCGCGCAGTTGGAATCGATTGTGGGCCAGCGCGACCTTCGAACATGGCAAGTTCGTGACGACGATTACGCCGTGGTTGCGTTTGCCGGAAGGCGACGACGATAACCCCGATATCGAGAACTACGTCGGCCGCGGCGAGATTCGCTTGATCCACAAAGACGAAAATCGGGTCTTCTCGGCGATGCTGCGCAACAACTTCGATCGCCACGACAACCGCAGCGGCGTCGAGCTGAGTTGGAGTTTCCCGTACCACGATCGGTTGAAGTGGTTAGTGCAGTACTACAACGGTTACGGCGAGAGCCTGGTCGATTACAACGTGCGCATGCGCCGCATCGGCATCGGCGTGCTTATTACCGATTGGTTGTAA